The Desulfobacterales bacterium genome includes a window with the following:
- a CDS encoding nickel-dependent hydrogenase large subunit, with protein MSKTIKIDPITRIEGHLSINLEIENNKVIDAKSVGDMFRGFEVILKGRDPLDAQQITQRICGVCPVSHGTASILAQDMAYGINVPTNGRIIRNLILGAEYIHSHIIHFYHLCALDFIDITAITNYKGKDQALLSLKEWVASELKSKKIYPIAPFLPRYETKYVENMDINITAIKNYVEAFNARSMAHKMSAIFSGKVPHAATLIPGGVTEIVTAKKIAAYKSLLVNIKNFIENAYLEDVLSVASAFPEYFSLGKGCENFLTYGVFPENQNNFFPEGLLVKGKLMPFNQDKITEDVKYSRYSSASSLHPTQGETIPSPQKYNAYSWLKAPRYDGIPMEVGPLSRIIVAYFKGSNPEINKLVEGILSKLDKKTDDLISTMGRHAARAIECKIVADKCLEWIEQLNPEQPAFKDFNIPKQGAGIGLTEAARGALGHWIEIDNYKIKNYQCVVPTTWNCSPRDDKDVPGPVEQALIGISVLDAKNPIEAARVVRSFDPCIACAVH; from the coding sequence ATGTCTAAAACTATAAAAATTGATCCAATAACAAGAATAGAAGGTCATCTATCAATAAATTTAGAAATAGAGAATAATAAAGTTATTGATGCTAAAAGCGTTGGTGATATGTTTAGGGGCTTTGAAGTTATTTTAAAAGGCAGAGACCCTTTAGATGCTCAGCAAATTACCCAGAGAATATGCGGAGTATGTCCTGTATCCCACGGCACGGCTTCAATTTTGGCTCAAGATATGGCTTATGGTATAAATGTTCCTACAAATGGAAGAATAATTCGTAACCTTATTTTAGGTGCCGAATATATACACTCTCATATTATTCATTTTTATCATCTTTGCGCCCTTGATTTTATAGATATAACAGCAATTACAAATTATAAGGGCAAAGACCAAGCACTTTTGAGTTTAAAAGAATGGGTTGCTTCTGAACTAAAATCTAAAAAAATATATCCAATAGCTCCCTTTTTACCTCGATATGAAACTAAATATGTAGAAAATATGGATATAAATATAACAGCTATTAAAAATTATGTTGAGGCTTTTAATGCTCGCTCAATGGCTCATAAGATGTCCGCTATTTTTTCTGGAAAAGTTCCCCATGCGGCAACATTAATTCCAGGAGGTGTTACTGAAATTGTAACGGCAAAAAAAATTGCAGCTTATAAATCATTATTGGTTAATATTAAAAATTTTATAGAAAATGCTTATCTTGAAGATGTTTTATCAGTTGCTTCAGCTTTTCCAGAGTATTTTAGCTTAGGAAAAGGGTGCGAAAATTTTTTGACTTATGGAGTATTTCCAGAAAATCAAAATAATTTTTTTCCTGAAGGCTTACTTGTTAAAGGTAAATTAATGCCTTTCAATCAAGATAAAATTACTGAAGATGTAAAATATTCAAGATATTCATCTGCATCATCTCTTCATCCGACCCAAGGAGAGACAATTCCTTCTCCCCAAAAATATAACGCATACTCATGGTTGAAAGCTCCTCGCTATGACGGCATACCAATGGAAGTAGGTCCTCTTTCCCGCATTATTGTAGCTTATTTTAAAGGTTCTAATCCTGAAATTAATAAGCTTGTTGAAGGAATTTTAAGTAAGCTTGATAAAAAAACTGATGATTTAATTTCAACTATGGGAAGACATGCCGCAAGAGCTATAGAATGCAAAATTGTAGCTGATAAATGTTTAGAATGGATCGAACAATTAAATCCAGAACAACCAGCTTTTAAAGATTTTAATATTCCTAAGCAGGGAGCAGGAATAGGACTTACAGAAGCAGCAAGAGGGGCTTTAGGTCATTGGATTGAAATTGATAATTATAAAATAAAAAATTATCAATGCGTTGTGCCAACTACATGGAATTGCTCACCAAGAGATGATAAGGATGTGCCAGGCCCTGTTGAACAAGCTCTTATAGGTATCTCTGTATTAGACGCTAAAAATCCTATAGAAGCCGCAAGGGTAGTTCGTTCTTTTGATCCATGTATTGCATGCGCAGTTCATTAA